The following proteins come from a genomic window of Aspergillus oryzae RIB40 DNA, chromosome 4:
- a CDS encoding uncharacterized protein (predicted protein), with the protein MGEICAWQCVLNTSTAYPFGKFLGQRYPYLPKTLVGDTNPYWQNKTAVKADYANGGAPPTYEVTDWSPVYDDLANGIVAGEREAIAATSAQNATTWSPLMSIHPTNQWFTGGPLALAHAFFGNRTWLTLDASQSGHADYPPNPPIPWWNCRRGWEPVELMYAAGSVPGGRARPVIDNEAHYENRYNNGNSSEAFWNASDVRIGSWQAVSFISTTDSLMGW; encoded by the exons ATGGGGGAAATATGTGCATGGCAGTG TGTACTCAACACCAGCACCGCATATCCATTCGGAAAATTCCTCGGCCAACGATATCCCTATCTCCCAAAGACCCTCGTCGGCGACACGAACCCATATTGGCAAAACAAGACAGCCGTCAAGGCCGACTATGCGAACGGTGGCGCTCCCCCCACTTACGAGGTCACGGACTGGTCCCCGGTCTACGATGACTTGGCAAATGGCATCGTCGCCGGCGAGCGAGAAGCGATTGCTGCGACATCAGCCCAAAATGCCACAACGTGGTCACCACTCATGTCAATCCACCCCACAAACCAATGGTTCACAGGCGGGCCGCTCGCACTTGCACACGCTTTCTTCGGTAACCGAACGTGGCTTACCTTGGATGCCAGCCAATCTGGTCATGCAGACTACCCGCCGAACCCTCCGATCCCTTGGTGGAATTGTCGGCGTGGGTGGGAACCTGTGGAACTCATGTACGCGGCGGGATCAGTGCCTGGGGGTCGTGCGCGGCCGGTCATCGATAATGAAGCGCACTATGAGAACAGGTATAATAATGGTAATAGTAGTGAGGCATTTTGGAATGCGAGTGATGTGCGGATTGGAAGCTGGCAAGCGGTAAGCTTCATATCCACTACGGACAGTCTTATGGGGTGGTGA